In Helicoverpa zea isolate HzStark_Cry1AcR chromosome 3, ilHelZeax1.1, whole genome shotgun sequence, the following proteins share a genomic window:
- the LOC124646143 gene encoding uncharacterized protein LOC124646143 — translation MRTTSFSLEVLALLFLTLIPWPGPSVFKITCSRDNSKIVRKVIQNKWLPVLERFQVKLPLECPFHPARDIFAPQHAAKLQHRPSQWTCAFCGKSFYEERHLDTHFDQRHKNQINKAEDAVCLADYCDIMRCQVLVAHGLLSGAGGPSTDIEVWQDVEAVKKALAPAATRSVARVAARRRHRPRTSPSPPIADCPRTEADTREEEPESEEKRTEDSDGDANQTAELCDADTVESSLPPDSRQKRLADLQAERAACDPTRLQTLKVRCERIVHSCIATLLLHLTQHQFTELEEEMQRAVCWYLSCDRYWEDTAPTARAFPWPLLLALATGLALALCMCYYIIWIVFDSEEGSIAGSASVSMTTHSSPTRGERLAAEEAMLDDPDHDDHYIYVTYPPELKRRLLESCYNRTTRL, via the exons ATGAGGACCACTTCGTTCTCCCTCGAG GTCCTGGCCTTACTGTTCCTGACTCTGATCCCATGGCCGGGGCCGTCAGTCTTCAAAATAACTTGCTCTCGTGACAACTCGAAAATTGTGAGGAAAGTTATACAGAACAAATGGCTCCCAGTGTTGGAGAGATTTCAG GTGAAACTACCACTGGAGTGTCCATTCCACCCAGCGCGCGACATATTTGCGCCACAGCATGCAGCCAAGCTGCAGCACCGGCCCTCACAGTGGACCTGCGCTTTCTGCGGCAAGTCCTTCTACGAGGAACGACACCTCGACACGCACTTCGACCAGCGACACAAGAACCAGATTAATAAG GCGGAGGATGCAGTATGCCTGGCGGACTACTGCGATATCATGCGGTGCCAGGTGCTGGTCGCTCACGGCTTGCTCAGCGGCGCTGGCGGGCCCAGCACTGATATTGAG GTATGGCAAGACGTAGAAGCGGTAAAGAAAGCGCTGGCACCAGCGGCTACGCGGAGCGTGGCGCGGGTGGCTGCGCGGAGACGACACCGCCCCCGCACCTCACCCTCCCCGCCCATTGCTGACTGTCCAAGAACTGAGGCTGATACTCGAGAAGAAGAACCTG AGTCAGAAGAAAAGAGGACAGAGGACAGTGACGGGGACGCGAATCAGACGGCGGAGCTCTGTGACGCCGACACTGTGGAGTCGTCACTACCCCCCGACAGCCGACAGAAGAGACTGGCGGACTTGCAGGCTGAGAGAGCAGCTTGTGACCCAACGCGTCTTCAAACACTTAAG GTTCGCTGTGAAAGGATCGTACATTCCTGCATAGCGACGCTTCTGCTTCATCTTACTCAACATCAGTTCACCGAGCTTGAAg AGGAGATGCAGCGCGCGGTGTGCTGGTACCTGAGCTGTGACCGTTACTGGGAGGACACGGCGCCCACGGCCCGCGCCTTCCCCTGGCCTCTCCTACTGGCGCTCGCCACCGGCCTAGCGCTGGCTCTCTGCATGTGCTACTACATCATCTGGATTGTGTTCGA CTCTGAAGAGGGCAGCATCGCGGGCAGTGCGTCGGTGTCTATGACGACGCACTCCTCGCCGACGCGCGGGGAGCGACTGGCGGCAGAGGAGGCCATGCTAGACGACCCGGATCACGATGACCACTACATATACGTCACCTACCCGCCCGAGCTCAAGCGCAGGCTGCTCGAGAG CTGCTACAATAGAACGACTCGCCTCTGA
- the LOC124646142 gene encoding GATOR complex protein WDR59 — MSLHWSSEIMKWEYRDLQATAMSVDFSGNNVLLAGRRWLAIKQITQDEDSGDIVKKYPRHSKYDAAGAEWCQLYHGQKLCAIASNQRVDVYEWRSGNDLTCICSLRGHTRVVSDTHFHRQDHNLIATCSIDTFTHLWDLRDARKPVVSLCAVAGASQVQWNKVATHIVATAHDGDIKIWDYRKHSAPIHYISAHLCKIHGVDWSPHHEYQLVTSSHDGSIKYFDINNARRPENVIMTNFPVWRAIYTPFGSGLLTIGVGWGGMPRVEQAGVIGIWVGGALTHRLVGHTDTVQTMVWRPNTSPSNYQLVTWARDQSLRVWSMHPSLLKMCNHYLPDDGEHDEDNNSDNVSYASTAGSTNDISTGDNKGQDILLNKLPHKTNTSIDEEFESIREMANIEVTDMNIETRTCQIHSERNGYVANLQVTFPRNVTEQTIPKFSWLSGTNVDSPTTIKILQSINRTAHRKKKEGHRCLLHCLKTLATSIDEIPVKSSDDTDSMKSSQRSQSESENAGDSCIPFPRTCGAKWCGVSTLVVFNRPPNARRLSLKHETGTPRSMSSLSLTPGLFGTTGYSSVSPHATTTPSPTNASGFPQLHHRHPSNSITTFYFQDRWKAQGRRAGSMRSRGSISGCVAPRVVMYAAPNLFPLSRTLAEKYLINADDPVEMCETNAKAACDEGEPDLAHAWELAALSARSLRARVVDHLASSEESMGWVGHPLCCNLLQSLISHYAKASNIQMAAMLACAFSVFNDTSNSSSQSTISTSSYGNGTSPYSTVNQYSEISADGWTLPIVLRSNSCSEAENFYTDSTVSKSERVSSCVLDEATVHLYHCFKRVYADILHRWQLIYKKTEVLKLVVGAVESVRDSVRCGCVARPACGQCARVALRCAVCARPVRGLAAACHYCAHAGHALHMLHWFSQHDTCPTGCGCKCVMEGNSVWKGVKYV; from the exons ATGTCTCTCCACTGGAGCTCAGAAATTATGAAATGGGAGTATCGCGACTTGCAAGCGACGGCTATGTCCGTAGATTTTTCAGGCAACAACGTTCTATTAGCGGGACGACGGTGGCTAGCAATTAAGCAGATCACTCAGGACGAGGACTCGGGTGATATCGTAAAGAAATACCCTCGACACAGCAAGTACGACGCGGCCGGCGCCGAGTGGTGTCAACTGTACCATGGCCAGAAACTGTGCGCAATCGCG AGCAATCAAAGAGTGGATGTGTATGAGTGGCGGAGTGGCAATGACTTGACGTGCATCTGTTCTCTACGTGGACACACCAGAGTGGTCAGTGACACCCACTTCCATAGACAAGATCACAACCTCATTGCCACCTGTTCCATTGACACATTTACTCATTTGTGGGATTTGAGGGATGCAAGAAAACCTGTAGTCTCTTTGTGTGCTGTTG CTGGTGCTTCACAAGTACAGTGGAATAAAGTAGCCACCCATATAGTAGCCACTGCTCATGATGGTGACATAAAAATCTGGGACTACCGCAAGCATTCTGCACCTATTCACTACATTTCTGCACATCTGTGCAAAATCCATGGAGTGGACTGGAGTCCCCACCATGAATACCAATTGGTTACTTCAAGCCATGATGGCAGCATCAAATACTTTGACATAAATAATGCTAGAAGACCTGAGAATGTAATTATGACCAACTTCCCTGTTTGGCGCGCCATATACACGCCATTCGGAAGTGGATTACTAACTATAGGAGTAGGTTGGGGAGGGATGCCTAGAGTGGAACAAGCAGGAGTAATTGGTATCTGGGTAGGAGGGGCACTAACTCACAGGCTCGTGGGCCACACTGACACAGTTCAGACCATGGTTTGGAGACCAAACACCTCACCATCCAACTATCAACTTGTGACTTGGGCAAGGGATCAGTCTCTGAGAGTTTGGTCTATGCATCCATCATTGTTAAAGATGTGCAATCATTATCTGCCAGATGACGGTGAACATGATGAAGACAATAACAGTGACa ATGTAAGTTATGCATCTACAGCGGGCTCCACAAATGATATCTCTACAGGAGATAACAAAggtcaagatattttattg AATAAGCTCCCGCATAAAACAAACACGTCGATAGATGAAGAGTTTGAGTCAATTCGTGAGATGGCCAACATTGAGGTCACGGACATGAACATCGAGACGCGAACATGCCAGATTCACTCGGAACGTAATGGTTACGTCGCCAACCTACAAGTGACGTTTCCCAGAAATGTCACTGAACAAACTATACCAAAGTTCTCTTGGCTGTCGGGAACAAATGTCGACAGTCCCACTACTATTAAGATTTTACAGTCTATCAATAGAACTGCTCACCGCAAGAAGAAGGAAGGGCACAGATGTCTTTTGCACTGCTTGAAAACATTAGCTACGTCTATTGACGAG ATACCAGTGAAATCGAGTGACGATACCGACTCAATGAAATCGAGTCAACGGAGTCAATCGGAAAGCGAGAACGCTGGTGACTCGTGTATACCATTCCCTAGAACTTGTGGGGCCAAATGGTGTGGAGTTAGCACATTGGTTGTGTTCAACCGGCCGCCGAACGCGAGGCGACTGTCGTTAAAACACGAGACGGGTACGCCTCGGTCGATGTCGTCGCTGTCGTTAACTCCGGGACTGTTTGGCACGACCGGGTACAGTTCTGTATCGCCCCACGCGACCACGACGCCGTCTCCGACGAACGCGTCAGGTTTTCCGCAGCTGCATCACCGACATCCGTCCAATTCTATTACGACTTTCTATTTTCAGGATAGATGG AAAGCGCAAGGTCGCCGCGCAGGCAGTATGCGCAGCCGCGGCAGTATATCGGGGTGCGTGGCGCCGCGCGTCGTCATGTACGCCGCCCCTAACTTGTTCCCGCTCAGCCGCACCCTCGCTGAGAAGTATCTTATAAACGCTGACGATCCTGTCG AAATGTGCGAGACGAACGCAAAAGCGGCTTGCGATGAAGGCGAGCCGGACCTGGCGCACGCGTGGGAGCTGGCGGCGCTGTCCGCGCGGTCGCTCCGCGCGCGGGTCGTCGACCACCTCGCCTCCAGCGAGGAGAGCATGGGCTGGGTTGGACATCCGCTCTGCTGTAATCTGCTGCAGTCATT AATATCACATTATGCCAAAGCGTCTAACATCCAAATGGCAGCAATGTTAGCGTGTGCCTTTTCAGTGTTCAACGACACAAGTAATTCTAGTTCACAATCCACGATCAGCACCTCTAGTTAT GGTAACGGCACATCCCCATACAGTACTGTAAACCAATACAGTGAGATCAGCGCGGACGGTTGGACCCTACCTATCGTCCTCCGCAGCAACTCGTGTTCAGAGGCAGAGAACTTTTATACGGACTCCACCGTGTCCAAGTCTGAGCGAGTGTCCTCGTGTGTGCTGGACGAAGCCACTGTGCATCTGTATCACTGCTTCAAAAGAGTTTACGCAGACATCTTGCATAGGTGGCAGTTGATATACAAGAAGACTGAG GTGTTGAAGCTGGTAGTGGGTGCAGTGGAATCAGTGCGTGATAGCGTGCGGTGCGGGTGCGTGGCCCGGCCCGCATGCGGGCAGTGCGCGCGCGTGGCGCTGCGCTGCGCCGTGTGCGCGCGGCCCGTGCGGGGGCTGGCCGCCGCCTGCCACTACTGCGCACACGCCGGCCACGCGCTGCACATGCTGCACTG GTTCTCCCAACACGATACGTGTCCAACGGGCTGCGGGTGTAAGTGCGTCATGGAAGGGAACTCCGTGTGGAAGGGAGTCAAGTACGTGTGA
- the LOC124646215 gene encoding cytochrome b5-like: protein MATVQTPPEMSLSASLPVQQEQSEIDLMALTMAALRFVNPWSVETKSSQWKDQIVPGAPEAKDRTITLAEVRMHDTPQDCWVVIYDRVYDITTFFDEHPGGADIMFEYAGHDASTAFRSSGHSRMATKALERFLVGELPMQERMYRRPGGIRLSDIPE, encoded by the exons ATGGCAACTGTACAGACCCCTCCTGAGATGAGCCTTTCGGCGTCTCTCCCGGTACAGCAGGAGCAATCTGAAATAGACCTGATGGCACTGACCATGGCGGCGCTGCGCTTCGTCAACCCTTGGTCGGTGGAGACCAAGTCGAGCCAGTGGAAAGACCAGATAGTCCCGGGAGCACCCGAGGCTAAAGATCGTACCATCACCCTGGCGGAGGTGCGCATGCACGACACGCCCCAAGACTGTTGGGTGGTCATCTACGATCGAGTGTATGACATCACTACTTTCTTTGATGAG CACCCTGGTGGCGCGGACATAATGTTCGAGTACGCGGGTCACGACGCGAGCACCGCGTTCCGCAGCTCGGGCCACTCCCGCATGGCTACCAAAGCTTTAGAACGATTCCTGGTCGGAGAGCTGCCCATGCAAGAGCGCATGTACCGACGACCCGGCGGAATCCGTCTCAGTGATATCCCAGAATGA
- the LOC124646289 gene encoding metallophosphoesterase 1-like → MPLLLPRLRRSFLSNFIPRLFIGLAFIYVYCEYLIYYVTQIQCGWAMLSKEPTEGVEPVYAMVIADTHLLGSRNGHWFDKWRREWQMHRAFQAAMTLHSPEVVFVLGDLFDEGKWCPEKEFNDYVERFYKLFEVPETTAMYSVVGNHDIGFHYRITPHLAKRFETRLKSPPVQLVSIRGNHFVLINSMAMEGDGCTLCARTVAEIANISNILKCSSGSSLCKGKRRLERYSRPIIMQHYPLYRESDTICTEPDAAPLPERNSLFEERWDCLSKESTEYLVESLHPRAAFGAHTHHSCMLRHSFVPTTDHKIEFVEYTVPSFSWRNRLDPKYYLLTITPEEVKVSKCGLPREWTLQITAILMTLALLVYLRYYTSVNTLNYKLLSGKKV, encoded by the exons ATGCCGCTATTGCTACCAAGATTACGACGGAGTTTCCTTAGTAATTTCATTCCGCGTTTATTTATCGGCTTAGCGTTTATATACGtttattgtgaatatttaatttattatgttacaCAAATTCAG TGTGGGTGGGCAATGCTCAGCAAAGAGCCCACGGAGGGAGTGGAGCCGGTGTATGCTATGGTTATAGCTGATACACACCTCCTTGGCTCACGGAACGGACACTGGTTTGACAAATGGCGCCGAGAATGGCAGATGCATCGCGCTTTTCAAGCGGCTATGACACTCCATAGTCCTGAAGTTGTCTTTGTTTTAG GTGATCTCTTTGATGAGGGCAAATGGTGTCCTGAAAAAGAATTCAATGATTATGTtgaaagattttataaattgtttGAAGTACCTGAAACCACTGCAATGTACTCTGTTGTAGGAAATCATGACATTGGCTTCCATTACAG GATAACGCCACACCTCGCCAAAAGGTTCGAGACACGACTTAAGTCCCCACCAGTGCAGTTAGTCAGCATTAGAGGGAACCACTTTGTTCTTATCAACTCTATGGCGATGGAGGGAGATGGCTGCACGCTGTGTGCGAGGACTGTCGCTGAAATAGCTAACATATCTA ATATACTCAAATGCAGTAGTGGGTCAAGTTTATGCAAAGGAAAAAGGAGACTGGAACGATACAGTAGGCCTATCATTATGCAA CACTACCCTTTATACAGAGAATCAGACACTATATGTACTGAGCCTGATGCTGCCCCCTTACCTGAAAGAAACAGTTTATTCGAGGAGCGATGGGACTGCCTGTCCAAGGAATCCACAGAGTACTTAGTAGAGAGCTTGCACCCGCGCGCCGCGTTTGGTGCGCATACGCATCACAGCTGCATGCTGAGACATAGCTTCGTGCCAACCACTGATCATAAGATTGAGTTCGTTGAGTACACAGTACCTTCGTTTTCGTGGAGAAATAGACTGGATCCTAAGTATTATTTG tTGACAATAACTCCGGAGGAAGTGAAGGTGTCAAAATGCGGCCTCCCCCGCGAGTGGACCCTGCAGATCACGGCCATACTGATGACACTCGCTCTACTAGTCTACCTGCGGTACTACACCAGTGTGAATACGCTCAATTATAAACTATT atcagGAAAGAAAGTGTGA